A DNA window from Streptomyces asoensis contains the following coding sequences:
- a CDS encoding DUF742 domain-containing protein translates to MTPPTAHHDPYAEPYGDEGDQPLVRPYAMTGGRTRPRYQLAIEALISTTADPAALMGLLPEHQRICHLCREVKSVAEVSALLAMPLGVARILVADLAEAGLVAIHQPGGDENNGGAPDVTLLERVLSGLRKL, encoded by the coding sequence ATGACCCCGCCCACCGCCCATCATGATCCGTACGCGGAGCCGTACGGGGATGAGGGCGACCAGCCGCTGGTGCGTCCGTACGCGATGACCGGTGGCCGGACCCGGCCGCGCTATCAACTCGCCATCGAGGCGCTGATCAGCACCACGGCCGACCCGGCAGCGCTCATGGGGCTGCTTCCCGAGCACCAGCGCATCTGCCACCTGTGCCGTGAGGTCAAGTCGGTCGCGGAGGTCTCGGCGCTCCTGGCGATGCCGCTGGGGGTGGCGCGGATCCTGGTCGCGGACCTCGCCGAGGCCGGACTGGTGGCCATCCACCAGCCGGGCGGCGACGAGAACAACGGCGGCGCACCTGACGTGACGCTGCTCGAAAGGGTGCTCAGTGGACTTCGCAAGCTCTGA
- a CDS encoding fumarylacetoacetate hydrolase family protein, which produces MRIARFSIDGNVAFGAVEGDQPDELVLDIIKGIPFTDFELSGTKVPLSKVRLLPPVLPNKVVAFGRNYAEHARELGNEVPDAPFAFFKPSTSVIGPGDAIQYPAFSSEVHHEAELAVVIGRLCREVPRERVADVVFGYTCANDVTARDVQKREKQWARAKGFDTSCPLGPWVETGLDLETAGDLTVQLTVNGQQRQLGRTSEMIHSIEDLIVNISEAMTLLPGDVILTGTPAGVGPLAVGDEVAVTIEGIGTLTNKVVKRG; this is translated from the coding sequence GTGCGCATCGCCAGGTTCTCCATCGACGGGAACGTCGCCTTCGGCGCGGTCGAGGGCGACCAGCCGGACGAGCTCGTCCTCGACATCATCAAGGGCATCCCGTTCACGGACTTCGAGCTCTCCGGCACCAAGGTGCCGCTGAGCAAGGTCCGGCTGCTCCCGCCCGTCCTGCCCAACAAGGTCGTGGCCTTCGGCCGCAACTACGCCGAGCACGCGCGTGAACTGGGCAACGAGGTGCCCGACGCCCCGTTCGCCTTCTTCAAGCCGTCCACCTCGGTGATCGGGCCGGGTGACGCCATCCAGTACCCGGCCTTCTCCTCGGAGGTCCACCACGAGGCGGAGCTCGCCGTCGTCATCGGGCGGCTGTGCCGCGAGGTGCCCCGCGAGCGCGTCGCGGACGTCGTCTTCGGCTACACCTGCGCGAACGACGTCACCGCACGCGACGTCCAGAAGCGGGAGAAGCAGTGGGCCCGGGCCAAGGGCTTCGACACCTCCTGCCCGCTGGGCCCCTGGGTGGAGACGGGCCTGGACCTCGAGACCGCCGGCGACCTCACCGTCCAGCTGACGGTCAACGGACAGCAGCGGCAGCTCGGCCGCACCAGCGAGATGATCCACTCGATCGAGGATCTGATCGTCAACATCTCCGAGGCCATGACGCTGCTCCCCGGCGACGTGATCCTCACGGGCACCCCGGCAGGGGTAGGCCCCCTGGCTGTCGGCGACGAGGTCGCCGTCACCATCGAAGGCATCGGCACTCTCACCAACAAGGTTGTCAAGCGTGGCTAG
- a CDS encoding nitrate- and nitrite sensing domain-containing protein — MQGRFKRDGSASAEPEPHGGTGPMAVGSSPQHAQNPGQAPSGDGGERPGRPGASTTAGSPPPAPNKPPAGPTGPGPRVALRNWRISTRLVALLTLPVVAATTLGALRINQSMDDIQQLDNMKLLTDMTNQATELAVQLQDERDLSAGPLSHGGKASDPGIKGLRESTDRALSAFQDASEEIDGATTDGNLQGVRDSLVALLGDLQGLAKVRSTAYAEKGNSTQTVEAYHRLITGLLDLSQDMAQATSNPEMIQRTRALAAFSSAKEFASVQRAVLAAALPVGITTYGDLSENDRQYAEAALENQASELSIFRSIYGDSGAESLLAPIEQGNPVIEDADTYANRALNSANGLESLDKQSYRDWTDASSTKIKQMKNIEFTLLEDMEQKARELRAESEREAIISGALILLVLGVSLVGAFVVARSMIRSLRRLQETATKVAQDRLPELVKQLSESDPQDVDTSVESVGVHSRDEIGQVAAAFDDVHREAVRLAAEQALLRGNVNAMFTNLSRRSQGLIQRQLSLISELESREADPDQLSSLFKLDHLATRMRRNGENLLVLAGEEPGRRWTRPVPLVDVLRAAASEVEQYERIELASVPTTEVAGRVVNDLVHLLAELLENATSFSSPQTKVKVTGHALPDGRVLIEIHDTGIGLSPEDLAAINERLASPPTVDVSVSRRMGLFVVGRLSQRHGIRIQLRPSDSGGTTALVMLPVDVAQGGKKPQPKPGQAGVAGGPAAAQAAAGAAAARRQNGSQNGSQGGALGAGNGNGGRLAAGQGPRAALPGRDGGGRPGGQPPRGPQQPSASPQQGRPAPAGAGFGGGQAPGAPQGLQAAGTGSQGTDMFGARPAQRGNKAEQGGRGRQPQLPPRGGPRAELPGGNTQPRVTSWGDENAQPPVPRSPLDAPRGHEEPDVAQTSRMPRFDDRQGPGATAEIPAVPRIDERQGPAGPADFGRPVVNGVQSTGQFPAVGSPQAELGGRQDTGQFPRPGNGGQQDDGFTRSDVFGSAGGQNAQAAPNQFAPQAYDNGSTGQFAANGYDGSSTGQHSLPGRQDPSATGQFPAQQAGGYGNASQAPVPSRPAGRPEQENRGAQQRPDNGRAPGDGWALPPASGPGDGRTPLYDTLETNWFHGQQAGDPAAPAPQQQQQTPAAPQRPAANASWRSSPNDELVRQAERVRQPAAGGVTTSGLPRRVPRANLVPGTAQQQQHQPGPQVSRAPDDVRGRLTNLRRGIAQGRQAGNGQTGSFPSPTHQQER, encoded by the coding sequence GTGCAGGGACGTTTCAAGAGGGATGGCAGCGCTTCGGCCGAGCCGGAGCCGCACGGCGGGACTGGCCCGATGGCAGTCGGCTCCTCGCCCCAGCACGCCCAGAACCCGGGTCAGGCCCCGTCCGGAGACGGCGGTGAGCGCCCCGGGCGCCCCGGCGCGTCCACGACGGCGGGCTCTCCTCCCCCGGCTCCGAACAAGCCACCGGCCGGTCCCACGGGTCCGGGTCCGCGCGTGGCGCTGCGCAACTGGCGCATCTCCACGCGTCTGGTCGCGCTGCTGACGCTCCCCGTGGTCGCGGCCACGACGCTGGGCGCGCTGCGCATCAACCAGTCGATGGACGACATCCAGCAGCTCGACAACATGAAGCTGCTGACGGACATGACCAACCAGGCCACCGAGCTCGCGGTCCAGCTCCAGGACGAGCGCGACCTCTCGGCCGGCCCCCTGTCGCACGGCGGCAAGGCGAGCGACCCCGGCATCAAGGGTCTGCGCGAGAGCACGGACCGCGCGCTGAGCGCCTTCCAGGACGCGTCGGAGGAGATCGACGGCGCCACCACGGACGGCAACCTCCAGGGTGTCCGCGACAGCCTCGTCGCCCTGCTGGGCGACCTCCAGGGCCTCGCCAAGGTCCGTTCGACGGCCTACGCGGAGAAGGGCAACTCCACCCAGACGGTGGAGGCCTACCACCGCCTCATCACCGGTCTGCTGGACCTCTCGCAGGACATGGCGCAGGCCACCAGCAACCCGGAGATGATCCAGCGCACGCGTGCGCTGGCCGCCTTCTCCTCCGCCAAGGAGTTCGCCTCCGTCCAGCGCGCCGTGCTCGCGGCGGCGCTGCCGGTGGGCATCACCACCTACGGCGACCTCTCCGAGAACGACCGGCAGTACGCCGAGGCCGCGCTCGAGAACCAGGCCTCCGAGCTCTCGATCTTCCGCAGCATCTACGGCGACAGCGGCGCCGAGAGCCTGCTGGCGCCGATCGAGCAGGGCAACCCGGTCATCGAGGACGCCGACACCTACGCCAACCGTGCCCTCAACTCGGCCAACGGTCTGGAGTCGCTGGACAAGCAGTCCTACCGGGACTGGACCGACGCCAGCTCCACCAAGATCAAGCAGATGAAGAACATCGAGTTCACGCTGCTCGAGGACATGGAGCAGAAGGCACGTGAGCTGCGCGCCGAGTCGGAGCGCGAGGCGATCATCTCCGGTGCGCTCATCCTGCTCGTGCTCGGTGTCTCGCTGGTCGGCGCCTTCGTCGTCGCCCGGTCCATGATCCGTTCGCTGCGCCGCCTCCAGGAGACCGCCACCAAGGTCGCCCAGGACCGGCTGCCCGAGCTGGTCAAGCAGCTGTCAGAGTCCGACCCGCAGGACGTCGACACGTCCGTGGAGTCGGTCGGTGTGCACTCCCGGGACGAGATCGGCCAGGTGGCCGCGGCCTTCGACGACGTGCACCGCGAGGCCGTCCGCCTCGCCGCCGAGCAGGCCCTCCTGCGGGGCAACGTCAACGCGATGTTCACCAACCTCTCGCGCCGCTCCCAGGGCCTCATCCAGCGTCAGCTCTCGCTCATCTCCGAACTGGAGTCCCGCGAGGCCGACCCGGACCAGCTGTCCTCGCTCTTCAAGCTCGACCACCTCGCGACCCGCATGCGCCGTAACGGTGAGAACCTCCTCGTCCTCGCGGGTGAGGAGCCCGGCCGCCGCTGGACCCGTCCGGTGCCGCTGGTCGACGTGCTGCGCGCCGCCGCCTCCGAGGTGGAGCAGTACGAGCGCATCGAACTGGCCTCCGTGCCGACCACCGAAGTGGCCGGCCGGGTCGTCAACGACCTCGTGCACCTCCTCGCCGAGCTGCTCGAGAACGCCACCTCGTTCTCCTCCCCGCAGACCAAGGTCAAGGTCACCGGTCACGCGCTGCCCGACGGGCGCGTGCTGATCGAGATCCACGACACCGGTATCGGCCTCTCCCCCGAGGACCTCGCGGCGATCAACGAGCGGCTCGCCTCGCCGCCCACCGTGGACGTGTCGGTCTCCCGGCGCATGGGTCTGTTCGTGGTCGGCCGGCTGTCCCAGCGGCACGGCATCCGCATCCAGCTGCGCCCCTCCGACTCCGGTGGCACGACCGCGCTGGTCATGCTGCCCGTCGACGTCGCGCAGGGCGGCAAGAAGCCCCAGCCCAAGCCCGGTCAGGCCGGTGTCGCGGGCGGTCCCGCCGCCGCGCAGGCCGCCGCGGGCGCCGCGGCGGCGCGTCGCCAGAACGGCTCGCAGAACGGTTCGCAGGGCGGTGCCCTCGGCGCCGGCAACGGCAACGGCGGCCGGCTCGCCGCGGGACAGGGTCCCCGGGCCGCGCTGCCCGGCCGGGACGGCGGTGGCCGCCCCGGTGGCCAGCCGCCGCGCGGACCGCAGCAGCCGTCGGCCTCCCCGCAGCAGGGCCGTCCGGCCCCGGCGGGTGCGGGCTTCGGCGGCGGACAGGCGCCCGGCGCGCCGCAGGGTCTCCAGGCGGCCGGTACGGGTTCGCAGGGCACGGACATGTTCGGCGCACGTCCCGCGCAGCGGGGCAACAAGGCGGAGCAGGGCGGCCGCGGCCGTCAGCCGCAGCTGCCGCCGCGCGGTGGTCCGCGCGCCGAGCTGCCGGGCGGCAACACCCAGCCGCGCGTCACCAGCTGGGGCGACGAGAACGCCCAGCCGCCGGTGCCGCGCAGCCCGCTGGACGCGCCGCGCGGTCACGAGGAGCCGGACGTCGCCCAGACGTCCCGCATGCCGCGCTTCGACGACCGGCAGGGTCCCGGCGCCACCGCCGAGATACCGGCCGTCCCTCGGATCGACGAGCGCCAGGGCCCGGCGGGCCCCGCCGACTTCGGCCGCCCCGTCGTGAACGGCGTCCAGAGCACGGGCCAGTTCCCGGCCGTGGGCAGCCCGCAGGCGGAGCTCGGCGGACGCCAGGACACCGGTCAGTTCCCGCGCCCCGGCAACGGCGGTCAGCAGGACGACGGCTTCACCCGGTCCGACGTCTTCGGTTCCGCGGGCGGTCAGAACGCCCAGGCGGCCCCGAACCAGTTCGCTCCGCAGGCCTACGACAACGGTTCCACCGGCCAGTTCGCCGCGAACGGCTACGACGGCTCCTCGACCGGCCAGCACTCGCTGCCCGGCCGCCAGGACCCCTCGGCCACCGGCCAGTTCCCCGCCCAGCAGGCGGGTGGCTACGGCAACGCGTCCCAGGCTCCGGTCCCGTCGCGTCCCGCCGGACGCCCGGAGCAGGAGAACCGGGGCGCCCAGCAGCGGCCCGACAACGGACGGGCACCGGGTGACGGTTGGGCTCTGCCCCCGGCCTCGGGTCCCGGCGACGGCCGCACCCCGCTGTACGACACGCTGGAGACCAACTGGTTCCACGGTCAGCAGGCGGGCGACCCGGCGGCTCCGGCTCCGCAGCAGCAGCAGCAGACACCGGCAGCACCTCAGCGTCCCGCGGCCAACGCCTCCTGGCGTTCCTCGCCGAACGACGAACTCGTCCGGCAGGCCGAGCGGGTCAGGCAGCCGGCCGCGGGCGGCGTCACCACCTCCGGCCTTCCGCGCCGGGTGCCCAGGGCGAACCTCGTCCCGGGTACGGCTCAGCAGCAACAGCACCAACCCGGTCCGCAGGTCTCGCGTGCGCCTGACGACGTACGCGGCCGGCTGACCAATCTCCGTCGGGGCATCGCGCAGGGCCGTCAGGCCGGCAACGGTCAGACCGGCAGTTTCCCGAGCCCCACTCACCAGCAGGAGCGTTAG
- a CDS encoding HAD family hydrolase, translating to MSIRAVVWDVDDTLFDYTTADREGMRSYLAAEGLLDRFGTAEAGLARWREVTDEHWARFSAGGITFEDQRRDRVRAFLAREMTDAQADDWLGRYHAHYEAAWSLFPDVLPVLDALAASHRHAVLSNSSIHVQDHKLRVLGVHDRFEAILCAAELGVSKPEAGAFLAACEALSLAPHQVAYVGDHPEIDGRGAADAGLLSVWIDRHGAATVELPSGRHRIVSLAELPAVLGPDTRFGARSTFG from the coding sequence ATGAGCATTCGTGCCGTGGTCTGGGACGTGGACGACACCCTCTTCGACTACACGACCGCCGATCGTGAGGGCATGCGGTCGTATCTCGCGGCCGAGGGGCTGCTCGACCGGTTCGGCACCGCCGAGGCGGGGCTCGCGCGGTGGCGCGAGGTCACCGACGAGCACTGGGCCCGGTTCTCGGCGGGCGGCATCACCTTCGAGGACCAGCGCCGCGACCGGGTGCGCGCGTTCCTCGCCCGCGAGATGACCGACGCGCAGGCCGACGACTGGCTGGGCCGCTACCACGCGCACTACGAGGCCGCCTGGTCGCTCTTCCCGGACGTCCTGCCCGTGCTGGACGCCCTCGCCGCCAGCCACCGGCACGCGGTGCTCTCCAACTCCAGCATCCACGTCCAGGACCACAAGCTGCGCGTCCTCGGCGTCCACGACCGCTTCGAGGCCATCCTGTGCGCCGCGGAACTCGGCGTCTCCAAGCCGGAGGCCGGCGCCTTCCTCGCGGCCTGCGAGGCCCTGTCGCTGGCCCCGCACCAGGTCGCCTACGTGGGCGACCATCCGGAGATCGACGGACGGGGCGCCGCCGACGCCGGACTGCTCTCGGTGTGGATCGACCGCCACGGTGCGGCCACCGTCGAGCTGCCGTCCGGACGCCACCGGATCGTCTCGCTCGCCGAACTGCCCGCCGTCCTCGGCCCCGATACCCGTTTTGGAGCCCGGTCCACCTTCGGGTAA
- a CDS encoding GTP-binding protein: MDFASSDGGRATTSAKIVVAGGFGVGKTTFVGAVSEINPLRTEAVMTSASAGIDDLTHTGDKTTTTVAMDFGRITLDQDLILYLFGTPGQDRFWFMWDDLVRGAIGAIVLVDTRRLADCFPAVDYFENSGLPFVVALNGFDGSQPYQPEEVREALQIGPDTPIITTDARHRSDAKSALITLVEHALMARLR, encoded by the coding sequence GTGGACTTCGCAAGCTCTGACGGAGGGCGGGCCACCACCTCCGCGAAGATCGTGGTGGCGGGTGGCTTCGGCGTGGGCAAGACCACGTTCGTGGGCGCCGTCTCCGAGATCAACCCGCTGCGCACGGAGGCCGTCATGACGTCCGCGTCCGCGGGCATCGACGACCTCACCCACACCGGGGACAAGACCACCACCACGGTGGCCATGGACTTCGGCCGTATCACGCTCGACCAGGACCTGATCCTGTACCTGTTCGGCACGCCCGGCCAGGACCGCTTCTGGTTCATGTGGGACGACCTGGTGCGGGGCGCCATCGGCGCCATCGTGCTGGTCGACACCCGCCGCCTCGCCGACTGCTTCCCCGCCGTCGACTACTTCGAGAACAGCGGCCTGCCGTTCGTCGTCGCCCTCAACGGCTTCGACGGCTCGCAGCCCTACCAGCCCGAAGAGGTGCGCGAGGCGCTCCAGATCGGCCCGGACACCCCGATCATCACGACGGACGCCCGGCACCGCTCGGACGCCAAGAGCGCGCTGATCACCCTGGTCGAGCACGCGCTGATGGCGCGACTGCGGTAA
- a CDS encoding roadblock/LC7 domain-containing protein has product MSQAAQNLNWLITNFVDNTPGVSHTVVVSADGLLLAMSEGFPRDRADQLAAVASGLTSLTAGASRIFEGGSVAQTVVEMERGFLFLMSVSDGSSLAVLAHPECDIGLVGYEMTLLVDRAGAVLTPDLRAELQGSLLH; this is encoded by the coding sequence ATGAGCCAGGCGGCACAGAACCTGAACTGGTTGATCACCAACTTCGTGGACAACACCCCCGGGGTGTCCCACACCGTTGTCGTGTCCGCCGACGGGCTCCTGCTCGCGATGTCAGAGGGATTCCCGCGCGACCGTGCCGACCAGCTGGCGGCCGTCGCGTCGGGCCTGACCTCGCTGACGGCCGGCGCCTCCAGGATCTTCGAAGGCGGCAGCGTGGCACAGACCGTCGTCGAGATGGAACGAGGATTCCTCTTCCTCATGTCCGTCTCGGACGGCTCGTCGCTCGCCGTTCTCGCACACCCCGAGTGCGACATCGGTCTCGTGGGCTACGAGATGACGCTGCTCGTCGACCGCGCGGGCGCGGTCCTCACGCCCGACCTGCGCGCCGAACTCCAGGGCAGTCTGCTCCACTGA
- the gltX gene encoding glutamate--tRNA ligase: MASAPGSPSPKSSAPLGQGVPPRVRFCPSPTGNPHVGLVRTALFNWAFAKHHQGTLVFRIEDTDAARDSEESYEQLLDSLRWLGFDWDEGPEIGGPHAPYRQSQRMDLYADVARRLLEAGHAYHCYCSQEELDTRRDAARAAGRPSGYDGHCRDLTDEQVAQYEAQGRTPIVRFRMPDETITFTDLVRGELTFTPENVPDFGIVRANGAPLYTLVNPVDDALMEITHVLRGEDLLSSTPRQIALYKALIELGVAKGTPAFGHLPYVMGEGNKKLSKRDPESSLNLYRERGFLPEGLLNYLSLLGWSLSADQDIFTMDEMTAAFEIADVNPNPARFDLKKAEAINADHIRLLDVKDFTERCAPWLKAPFAPWAPEDFDEAKWAAIAPHAQTRLKVLSEITDNVDFLFLPEPVSDEASWAKAMKEGSDALLATAREKLESADWTSAESLKEAVLAAGEAHGLKLGKAQAPVRVAVTGRTVGLPLFESLEILGKEKTLARVDAALARLAA; this comes from the coding sequence GTGGCTAGCGCACCCGGCTCCCCCTCCCCCAAGTCCTCGGCCCCACTCGGACAGGGGGTACCCCCACGCGTCCGTTTCTGCCCCTCGCCCACCGGCAACCCCCACGTGGGCCTGGTCCGCACCGCCCTGTTCAACTGGGCGTTCGCCAAGCATCACCAGGGCACCCTGGTCTTCCGCATCGAGGACACCGACGCCGCCCGTGACTCCGAGGAGTCCTACGAGCAGCTCCTGGACTCGCTGCGCTGGCTGGGCTTCGACTGGGACGAGGGCCCCGAGATCGGCGGCCCGCACGCGCCGTACCGCCAGTCGCAGCGCATGGACCTCTACGCCGACGTGGCCCGCAGGCTCCTCGAGGCCGGCCACGCCTACCACTGCTACTGCTCCCAGGAGGAGCTGGACACCCGCCGCGACGCCGCCCGCGCCGCCGGCCGGCCCTCCGGCTACGACGGCCACTGCCGCGACCTCACCGACGAGCAGGTGGCGCAGTACGAGGCCCAGGGCCGCACCCCGATCGTCCGCTTCCGGATGCCCGACGAGACGATCACCTTCACGGACCTGGTCCGCGGCGAGCTGACCTTCACCCCGGAGAACGTGCCGGACTTCGGCATCGTCCGCGCGAACGGCGCCCCGCTCTACACCCTGGTCAACCCGGTCGACGACGCGCTGATGGAGATCACGCACGTCCTGCGCGGCGAGGACCTGCTCTCCTCCACCCCGCGCCAGATCGCCCTGTACAAGGCGCTGATCGAGCTGGGCGTCGCCAAGGGGACCCCCGCCTTCGGCCATCTGCCGTACGTGATGGGCGAGGGCAACAAGAAGCTGTCCAAGCGCGACCCGGAGTCCTCGCTCAACCTCTACCGGGAGCGCGGCTTCCTCCCCGAGGGCCTGCTCAACTACCTCTCGCTCCTCGGCTGGTCGCTCTCGGCCGACCAGGACATCTTCACGATGGACGAGATGACCGCGGCCTTCGAGATCGCGGACGTCAACCCCAACCCGGCCCGCTTCGACCTCAAGAAGGCCGAGGCGATCAACGCCGACCACATCCGCCTGCTCGACGTGAAGGACTTCACCGAGCGCTGCGCCCCCTGGCTGAAGGCGCCCTTCGCCCCCTGGGCCCCGGAGGACTTCGACGAGGCGAAGTGGGCGGCGATCGCCCCGCACGCCCAGACCCGTCTGAAGGTGCTGTCGGAGATCACCGACAACGTCGACTTCCTCTTCCTCCCCGAGCCGGTCTCCGACGAGGCGAGCTGGGCCAAGGCCATGAAGGAGGGCAGCGACGCCCTGCTGGCCACGGCGCGGGAGAAGCTGGAGTCGGCCGACTGGACCTCGGCCGAGTCCCTGAAGGAGGCCGTCCTGGCCGCCGGCGAGGCCCACGGCCTCAAGCTCGGCAAGGCCCAGGCCCCCGTGCGGGTCGCGGTCACCGGCCGCACGGTCGGCCTGCCGCTCTTCGAGTCCCTGGAGATCCTGGGCAAGGAGAAGACGCTGGCCCGCGTCGACGCGGCGCTCGCCAGGCTCGCGGCGTAA